One window of Saccharomyces mikatae IFO 1815 strain IFO1815 genome assembly, chromosome: 8 genomic DNA carries:
- the SKG6 gene encoding Skg6p (similar to Saccharomyces cerevisiae TOS2 (YGR221C) and SKG6 (YHR149C); ancestral locus Anc_5.107), producing MYHTHMHESLSSVTSAVTIPNVTYVYRRLTRRDDSDSSPSSASSTNSSKSAKCTGSKQKCQKPTNSSHSTSVTVGVAVAVPIGVIIIVLAVILYIVYRRSKKEAEEDNDPDFEGDSEFLPAIQDYSSGMNHPYSSDSQQDFVEKPLPPSDPFANSMNSSEYNLRSVTPPAISRSWYVDPFQLPHESNDCSSLRDFAMKVQGDGIGGYKVAANSRNASQTSLHPDNFSNHTPLRASSRFQESRSVQSHNSVTDNNQIPHSSATAIAYKQSTSPNELSKSTRFDEETEISNESHRLSGNDAFEFEFDDASEKTHRKSLQVGNNDDYELQVIKEPEHVDDGTGSKNEEDDYYVSRLSPNEEEDIQRMKSIYQVYLDRAKTMIKGQEKLDNAKGLSNDDTMIDNLDHNPLSSIQVSNHDSIDNIEFPKAKHLTQDALPKEDTTSEVYASKMNHKPNQYIEKDTLAVNDIEAAASNRIASSIYSEAIQPVDYQGQSQKHEQVAVYGGYSQSPASGYNENVQQGYAVPVVQNPQWYGAPTPQQQQYNHPQTLETIGELPTPAYLAQSVSSHSLTSFKRPNKQQLLQLQTARLNGTALNPVDHPAMFYSPTNDTYYASQRQGQFMKSSENGAVPSPYQLRQSVVMTNPSDLTAKPSYKPAGSFRSVSATNSRNNSLTTQNNTYLQQQQQQYNLRVSGILEETDIVQPPSVGGILPHSGSQDDLRRQLGSSHNYVVN from the coding sequence ATGTACCATACCCATATGCATGAAAGTTTGTCATCTGTAACTTCAGCAGTGACTATCCCCAACGTGACCTATGTCTACCGAAGGCTCACTAGAAGAGATGATAGTGATTCATCACCTTCCTCAGCGTCCAGTACGAATAGTAGTAAATCTGCCAAATGTACAGGCTCCAAGCAAAAGTGTCAAAAACCCACGAATTCGAGTCATAGCACCAGCGTGACTGTCGGTGTAGCTGTTGCGGTACCGATAGGTGTCATTATAATCGTTTTAGCTGTGATACTTTACATCGTATATAGAAgaagtaaaaaagaagctGAGGAAGACAATGACCCAGATTTCGAAGGGGACTCAGAATTTTTACCGGCAATACAGGATTATTCTTCTGGAATGAATCATCCATACTCCAGCGACTCACAGCAAGACTTCGTGGAGAAACCTTTACCACCTTCAGATCCCTTTGCTAATAGTATGAATAGTAGCGAATATAATCTGAGAAGCGTTACTCCACCTGCTATTAGTCGATCATGGTACGTAGACCCGTTTCAGCTCCCACACGAGTCAAATGACTGTAGTAGTCTAAGAGATTTTGCGATGAAAGTACAAGGGGATGGGATAGGAGGTTATAAAGTGGCAGCTAATTCCAGAAATGCTAGTCAAACGTCACTGCATCCGGATAATTTTTCTAATCATACGCCATTGAGGGCATCCTCGAGATTCCAAGAGAGTAGAAGCGTTCAGTCTCACAATAGCGTGACCGATAATAATCAAATTCCACACAGTTCCGCCACAGCAATTGCCTACAAGCAGTCAACTTCACCTAATGAATTGAGTAAATCAACTAGATTTGATGAGGAGACAGAGATTTCGAATGAGTCACATAGATTGTCAGGCAACGACGCGTTCGAGTTTGAATTCGATGATGCTTCAGAAAAGACTCATAGGAAGAGTCTGCAGGTTGGTAACAATGATGACTACGAGCTTCAAGTCATTAAAGAACCTGAACACGTGGATGATGGTACTGGTagcaaaaatgaagaagatgactATTATGTGTCCCGTTTATCGCCTAATGAGGAGGAagatattcaaagaatgaAGAGTATTTATCAAGTTTATTTGGATAGAGCTAAAACAATGATAAAGGGGCAGGAAAAGCTAGACAACGCAAAAGGTCTATCGAATGATGACACTATGATCGATAATTTGGACCATAATCCTCTCTCTTCCATCCAGGTTAGCAATCATGATAGTATTGACAATATTGAGTTTCCAAAAGCAAAACACCTGACACAAGACGCACttccaaaagaagataCTACTTCGGAAGTATAtgcttcaaaaatgaaCCATAAACCTAATCAatacattgaaaaagatacatTGGCTGTGAATGACATAGAAGCGGCAGCCTCTAATAGAATTGCTTCTTCGATTTATTCAGAGGCAATTCAGCCAGTGGATTATCAAGGTCAAAGTCAAAAACATGAACAAGTGGCGGTGTACGGTGGCTACTCACAGTCTCCCGCCTCTGGATATAACGAAAATGTACAACAAGGGTATGCTGTGCCAGTTGTTCAAAACCCACAATGGTATGGTGCCCCAACTCCTcagcaacagcaatatAATCATCCCCAAACCTTAGAAACTATTGGAGAATTACCAACACCTGCATATCTAGCTCAATCAGTTTCTTCACATTCACTGACCTCTTTTAAGAGACCAAACAAGCAacaacttcttcaattaCAAACCGCAAGACTAAACGGCACTGCGTTAAATCCCGTAGATCATCCAGCAATGTTTTATTCACCAACAAACGATACCTATTATGCTTCACAACGACAAGGTCAGTTTATGAAGTCCAGTGAAAATGGGGCCGTTCCCTCACCTTACCAACTTAGACAAAGTGTAGTGATGACAAATCCTTCAGACTTAACGGCAAAACCATCCTATAAACCAGCCGGTTCTTTCAGAA